The Geotoga petraea region TATAGTTTTTCTGAAATCAGCTGAAATGTTTTGAGCCAAATTTCTTTTCTCAAGTATTATTCCCAACTTTTGAACTACTTGTGGGATATCGTTTAAAGAAGTTGGATTAACTACGAATGTTTTAATTCCAAATTCTTCAAGTCTTTCAACTTCCGGTTCTTGGAATCCCCCTGTTAAAAAAACTACATCTGGGTTTAAAGAAATTATTTTTTCCATATTCAATGGGTAAACATTTCCAATTTTTTCTGCTTCTATGTGTACATCCCAATCTGTAACCCCAACGACTTTATCTTCGCTTTTTAAATGCACTAAATAGTCTGAAACTAAAGGAGCAGCAGAAACTATCCTTTCAACAGGGCTTTCGAATTCAACCACTCTTCCAAGATCGTCTACCAATGTGATTGAAAAAGAAAGAACAAAGAACAAGCTTAAAATACTAACCAACAAAAGTTTTTTCATAAAAATCCTCCTAAAAATGTATTACGCCATAAAAAAATCCCCATCATCTTTGGCGCGAAGAGATGAAGGTATCCTATTTTTTTGGAGAATATCCCGACTTATGAGCTGCCTACTAACTGAACCTTCCCAGTAAAACCAGTGGTCTAAATCAGCTTTCGTTCTCAATCACGGTGGCGCGACCGTAACAGATTTTCACTGTTTTCCTCTCCAAAAAAATGGAGGAATTATTAACTTATATATCTTATATAAAAATTATATCAGAATACTTGTCCAAATCCAAATGTAAATCCACCTATTAATTCTTTATTCCAGCCATACTCAAATCTTAATTGGCCCAAGAAAGGCACTGTTAATTTTACACCGGCTCCAAAGGAATAAAGAGGATCGTTTAATAGTTTGGTGAAGTCATTTTCAGCATTTCCGTAATCAAAAAATGTAAAAAGGTCTATTGGTACAGGAGTTTTAGCAACTTCATACATGAGCTCTGTGTTGAATAAGAAATTCGTATCCCCTCTTTTTGCAGAGGTATAAGTTCTAACAGAGTTCATACCACCTACTAAGTATCCAAATAAGTCGTTAGCTGTAGAGTCGTTTGCGTATCCAACTTTTAACCTTGTACCACTTGTAAATTTATAGAAACTTCTGAAGAATTTTCCTTCCAAGTTTAAACCATAATAGTTGTTAGAAAAATTTTCAAAGTTTGCAGCACCAAAAACACTTGAAGAGAAATACTCTCCATTATAAGGCCTATAAGGACTATCCAAACTATTATAGAGATAACCAATGGATCCACTACCCTGGCTTATATCACCTTTATCTTTTGTGTTGTAATAATCATAAGAAACACTATTTGTGATATATGAAAAATCAGAAATCTGATATCTTGGTGAAACATTAAAAGAGATTTGATTTGTAACTGTTGCATTCAAAGTATCGTTGAATAGTCCCTTAGGTGTATATTTGTAATCAAATCCTACACCCAAATTGACATCAGATTTAAACAACTTTATAACGTCATAAGTTAGTCCAACTTTATATTCTTCTTTTAAAGGGTTGATTTCCGTATTGATACCAAAGGTTTGGCCATAACCAAAAGGATTAGGCATATTAACTTCAGCATAACCCGAGAAGCCATAATACCATGGTTTTTCTTTTGGCATTTCCCAGTTTATTCCCCCCATGAGTTTACCTCTCTTAGTAGATTCTATAGGTTTTAAAGAGAAGTTGACATATTCTTCTTCCATGGAAGTTGGGAGTAATTCTACATCTTCGTAAAATCCTGAGCCTGTAAAAGCTGTAACTGTATTTCTGAGATATTTAGAGTTGGCAGGGTCATCTTTTTTCATGTGTACAAAAGAATCAACAATATAATCTTGAGTTTTTGCTGTAGCTTCTTTTGTTATTTCCACATTTCCAATTTTTTTCTCTTTTATATTAAAAGTAAGTATTTTATCCAAATAATCTATTTGTACTTCTGTAAATAAATATTCATTTTCTTTGTAAAGTTGGTTGATTTTATCTATAGATTTTAAAACATCTAAGTTTGAAATTGTTGCATTATCTGTTATTTCTAAATTATCTCTAATTCTAAAATCTTCAATGTAATTGTTCCCTTCTATATTGATAGAATCGAGTTGTTTTTCTCCATCTAAAAATTTTGGCATTTCTCCGCCAATAACAAGCAAAAGCTCTCCTCCAATATTGTCTTCAATATCTATTTCTTCAAAATTTATAGTTGTATTTTCAGAAAAATATGGCATTTCCCTTAATGTACCTATTAATTTTTGCATTGATTCATTTGAAGGGTATGTTTCTTTTTTTGGAGACCTAAAAAGGAAGAATTTGTCCTTCCAGTCTTTTCTGAAATTAAACTGAACTCTATTTTTTATCTCTTCTTTGTCCAAATATTGAAAATCATCTGTTAATTTTAAATCCCAAAGAGAATACTCTTTGATGATTAAAACCAGTGTGTCAGACGAATATTTTGTGTCTTTTGTCTCATATTCATCAAGTGATAAGTTGTCTCCTGAAAGATTTAAGTTAGAATCTATAGAAATATATGGATATCCCTTACTACTATATAAATTGTTAATTTGTTTCAAAATATCCTTATAATTATTGACATTTAATGGTAGTCCAGTCTGAACTTCTATGCTATCTTTTATGATATCTTTATTAACTAATTTATCACCATCTATTTCAATTGCATAATCTCTTATGATGGGATTATAAGTTATTAAAAATTTTAATAAGCCTTGCTCTTCATTTAATATAAAATCAATAGACGAAAAATATCCCAAATTCCCCATCTGCCTTATAGCAAGTTTTATATCGATTTCACCAACATATTTTCCTTCTTCAATATCGTAATCTTCTAAAATAGAATTAACACTTGTGGCTGTGAAGCTTATATCTTTGTCAAATTCAATAGTTTCAAGTTTTGTGATTGAAAATGATATCACTACAACCATCAATAGAGTTAAAAGCAGTAAAAATTTCTTCATTTTATATATCCTCCCTAATTTTATTTTCTAATGAAATTATTAATTCTTTAATTTCTTTCATAATTGATATTTTATTTAAATCATCTATAAATTTTTTCAAATTTTTAGTATTCAGATTATATTCATTATCTTTATAACATCTTTTAATAACCCAATCTACATCATTATTTAAATATATTACACTGAATATAGTAGAACCCAAATCACCAATTGGTTGACAATCTATATGATTTTTTTTAAACTTACATTTTATAGTTGTTCCCTTGTCTTTTTTTGAATCAATTTTGAAATAACCTCCCGTTATCTCTGAAGAATATTTTAAAAAAGGCAGTCCAAAACCAATTTTTTTAACTCTTTCTTTTTTAGTTGTAAAAAAAGGATCTAAAGCCAAATTTTTAGTTTCGTCATCCATCCCTTTTCCATCATCTTCAACAATAAATTCAAAATTTTCTTCATCCTCATAAATTTCGAGTTTACAATTGCTGGATTTTGCATATGCAGCATTTTCACAAATATCCAAAATATGATCTGATATGTTAGTTAGTGTTGCCATATAGGGTACACCTTCTTATTGTATATCGCTTCTTTTAACGCTATAAAAGATCTATTTTTAGCTCTTACTTGGCATGAAAAATGGTTAAGTTCATCAGGAGTATGCGCATCATTTCCAAAGATAAAATTGCTAAATCCAAGGTCTTTTGCAAATTCAATTTCTTTTTCATTTTTAACTTCTACTGCATCAAATTCAATATCTTTTGGTGGTAACCCTAATTGAGTTATAAGTCCAAAAGCTCTGAATATGTGGGCAGGAAAAACAATAGTTTCATATTTTTTTGCTTCCATAACAAGTTTATTTATACTATATTTTGAAGAACTACCCAAATAAGGGTTTTCTA contains the following coding sequences:
- a CDS encoding ABC transporter substrate-binding protein, coding for MKKLLLVSILSLFFVLSFSITLVDDLGRVVEFESPVERIVSAAPLVSDYLVHLKSEDKVVGVTDWDVHIEAEKIGNVYPLNMEKIISLNPDVVFLTGGFQEPEVERLEEFGIKTFVVNPTSLNDIPQVVQKLGIILEKRNLAQNISADFRKTISDIGKKTSLWKDKPRVFYAMISVQNISEIWTTGTGSFLNEAISLAGGLNVAAPLTGNNGWLSVGPEYLLKENPDIIIVPSYFTGDNSLVDTINRTEQFSSLKAVKNENILTINNDKASQASPSILDVIEKMYEYFKETK
- a CDS encoding POTRA domain-containing protein; its protein translation is MKKFLLLLTLLMVVVISFSITKLETIEFDKDISFTATSVNSILEDYDIEEGKYVGEIDIKLAIRQMGNLGYFSSIDFILNEEQGLLKFLITYNPIIRDYAIEIDGDKLVNKDIIKDSIEVQTGLPLNVNNYKDILKQINNLYSSKGYPYISIDSNLNLSGDNLSLDEYETKDTKYSSDTLVLIIKEYSLWDLKLTDDFQYLDKEEIKNRVQFNFRKDWKDKFFLFRSPKKETYPSNESMQKLIGTLREMPYFSENTTINFEEIDIEDNIGGELLLVIGGEMPKFLDGEKQLDSINIEGNNYIEDFRIRDNLEITDNATISNLDVLKSIDKINQLYKENEYLFTEVQIDYLDKILTFNIKEKKIGNVEITKEATAKTQDYIVDSFVHMKKDDPANSKYLRNTVTAFTGSGFYEDVELLPTSMEEEYVNFSLKPIESTKRGKLMGGINWEMPKEKPWYYGFSGYAEVNMPNPFGYGQTFGINTEINPLKEEYKVGLTYDVIKLFKSDVNLGVGFDYKYTPKGLFNDTLNATVTNQISFNVSPRYQISDFSYITNSVSYDYYNTKDKGDISQGSGSIGYLYNSLDSPYRPYNGEYFSSSVFGAANFENFSNNYYGLNLEGKFFRSFYKFTSGTRLKVGYANDSTANDLFGYLVGGMNSVRTYTSAKRGDTNFLFNTELMYEVAKTPVPIDLFTFFDYGNAENDFTKLLNDPLYSFGAGVKLTVPFLGQLRFEYGWNKELIGGFTFGFGQVF
- a CDS encoding ATP-binding protein, with the protein product MATLTNISDHILDICENAAYAKSSNCKLEIYEDEENFEFIVEDDGKGMDDETKNLALDPFFTTKKERVKKIGFGLPFLKYSSEITGGYFKIDSKKDKGTTIKCKFKKNHIDCQPIGDLGSTIFSVIYLNNDVDWVIKRCYKDNEYNLNTKNLKKFIDDLNKISIMKEIKELIISLENKIREDI
- a CDS encoding PHP domain-containing protein, producing MSSDLYKELLLKSNINWLAITDHNSTRNIRPFINYFSNTDIKIVPGIEVQTIEEVHVIILFNKLDEAEKFGKFIESSLIINKYDPEKFGYQICLNGEGDFEYILENPYLGSSSKYSINKLVMEAKKYETIVFPAHIFRAFGLITQLGLPPKDIEFDAVEVKNEKEIEFAKDLGFSNFIFGNDAHTPDELNHFSCQVRAKNRSFIALKEAIYNKKVYPIWQH